In Torulaspora globosa chromosome 1, complete sequence, a genomic segment contains:
- the PEP12 gene encoding SNAP receptor PEP12 (ancestral locus Anc_5.630), with product MSSSVPYFEDEEDTAKGFADSPEFERLKDDIASMLFEINGQISTLQQFISTLESLVAKGDVKAKVVDRIDKKSVINIRKVGSLIKGVNELVIQIDAIEESALDKPELIAREKIIRDVRYSVQEFQSIQRQYARVMKDVNAKAEASLKQEEQNRQNISALRQEEEDRGASEREEGISRVVKITIEREPINNEEFAYQENLIRQRADEISNIEQGIIELNEIFKDLGAVVEQQGIMVDNIEANIYSTTDNAAMASRELNKALGYQKNANKWCLYLLLGLLVIFFVLLLIVFI from the coding sequence ATGTCGAGCTCAGTTCCTTACTTcgaagatgaggaagacaCCGCCAAGGGTTTTGCTGACTCTCCTGAGTTTGAGAGATTGAAGGATGACATTGCCAGCATGCTGTTCGAGATAAACGGGCAGATTAGCACTCTACAACAGTTTATCTCCACGTTGGAGTCGCTAGTGGCTAAGGGAGATGTCAAGGCCAAGGTTGTGGACAGGATAGACAAGAAATCGGTGATCAATATTCGCAAAGTGGGTTCGTTAATAAAGGGTGTGAACGAATTGGTGATACAGATTGATGCGATAGAAGAGTCAGCTTTGGATAAACCCGAGCTCATTGCTCGAGAAAAGATTATTCGTGATGTTCGCTATTCTGTGCAGGAGTTCCAGAGCATTCAACGGCAATATGCTAGGGTGATGAAGGATGTAAATGCTAAGGCAGAAGCTTCATTGAAGCAGGAGGAGCAGAATCGCCAGAACATTAGTGCCTTGAGAcaagaggaggaggaccGTGGAGCGTCGGAGCGTGAGGAAGGTATATCAAGAGTTGTCAAGATAACTATCGAACGAGAACCGATCAATAACGAAGAATTCGCTTACCAGGAGAACTTAATTCGGCAGAGAGCCGATGAGATATCCAATATAGAGCAGGGAATAATCGAGTTGAACGAAATATTCAAAGACTTGGGCGCGGTTGTGGAACAACAGGGCATAATGGTTGACAATATCGAAGCAAACATATATTCGACAACTGACAATGCGGCAATGGCATCTCGGGAACTAAATAAAGCGCTAGGATATCAAAAAAACGCCAACAAGTGGTGCCTGTATCTACTGCTAGGCCTTCTCGTGATCTTTTTCGTACTGCTATTAATCGTTTTTATCTAA
- the HEL2 gene encoding E3 ubiquitin-protein ligase HEL2 (ancestral locus Anc_5.629), whose amino-acid sequence MSAESKTLPQSNFRRAQGSQFTAGSKSRKQARNRPSEGKKSHEGGDGVDEDGDLCLICADKLTYVALSACSHKTCYRCAFRQRALYEKKTCLICRTENDSLTFTDQLDKEFVDIKVFTDHDEKYGINFTSHEIAETTLGLLKYYCSLCPQGEREDFGSFKKYNEHLRVKHSKNICMICASHKHAFPTELKIYTPNQLRNHQSKGDSKGFKGHPMCAFCSGKRFYSDDELYLHMRHQHEKCHICDRIDPSSPQYFRDYDQLFDHFKNCHYICTVQTCLDNKFVVFADELELQAHILKEHGDIIRGKPRLFQSELSTFMSAPSRVITENNTLNNGFSSASSVSSRRSSPAVPNEGVREKKLRLEERAKYYLGNSQSEFETFERFNEDYDKNRLSARGLFDAYKRLFSSPEADVYLLVHNLAETYSPNTSKFKELNSIYEAHEARNARKNELPSLSRDPSSSTNIVNGVWSANNNSVSTSHGRNVNTMNLPTLKSPPANHDPFSLPYRTHSYKNLSTPKRSSPLPVVKKAPADSSVVVTPKYLENRQKSSSSSSLSSGSANKLAGLDLPSLPTPKPKVYIPPVNRPNLPDPKKWGQKPEKSLDAADSASELNTGSSSTKKKGKQKQLLFHIGI is encoded by the coding sequence ATGAGTGCTGAATCGAAGACTTTGCCACAGTCAAACTTTAGGCGTGCTCAGGGCTCACAATTTACTGCTGGCTCGAAATCCCGAAAGCAAGCTAGAAACCGGCCATCAGAGGGTAAGAAATCCCATGAAGGTGGCGATGgagtcgatgaagacggTGATCTTTGCTTAATATGTGCCGACAAACTGACTTACGTTGCCTTGTCAGCCTGTTCCCACAAGACTTGTTATAGATGCGCATTCAGACAACGTGCACTCTACGAGAAGAAAACCTGTCTCATTTGTAGAACTGAGAACGATAGCCTGACATTTACGGATCAGCTTGACAAAGAGTTTGTGGATATCAAGGTTTTTACTGACCACGATGAGAAATATGGGATAAACTTCACCAGCCATGAGATAGCGGAGACCACGTTGGGACTGTTAAAATACTATTGCTCTCTTTGTCCGCAAGGGGAGAGGGAAGATTTTGgaagcttcaagaagtaTAACGAGCATTTGAGAGTGAAGCATAGCAAGAACATTTGTATGATCTGTGCGTCACATAAGCACGCGTTCCCCACGGAATTGAAGATCTATACTCCTAACCAGCTGCGCAATCACCAATCCAAGGGCGACTCTAAAGGGTTCAAAGGCCATCCTATGTGTGCTTTTTGCTCTGGGAAAAGATTCTATTCGGATGACGAACTGTATTTGCACATGAGACATCAGCATGAGAAGTGCCACATTTGTGATAGAATCGATCCATCCTCACCGCAGTATTTTAGGGACTACGATCAGCTGTTTGACCATTTTAAGAACTGTCATTACATTTGCACGGTGCAAACATGCCTGGATAACAAGTTCGTGGTCTTTGCAGACGAGCTGGAGCTACAGGCCCACATTCTGAAAGAACATGGTGACATTATTAGAGGTAAACCTAGACTTTTTCAATCAGAGCTGTCCACGTTTATGTCTGCACCTTCTCGGGTTATTACTGAAAACAATACGCTCAATAATGGCTTTTCTTCGGCTTCATCagtttcttcgagaagaagttcaccAGCAGTTCCAAACGAAGGCGTGcgagagaagaaattgagaCTGGAAGAACGAGCCAAGTACTATCTTGGCAACTCCCAATCAGAATTTGAGACTTTCGAAAGGTTCAATGAAGATTATGATAAAAATCGTCTAAGCGCTCGTGGTCTTTTCGACGCATACAAACGTCTGTTTAGCTCGCCAGAAGCCGATGTCTACCTGTTAGTTCATAACCTTGCCGAGACGTATTCTCCTAATACATCAAAATTCAAGGAGCTGAATAGCATTTACGAAGCCCATGAGGCCCGAAATGCAAGAAAGAATGAGCTGCCTAGTTTATCAAGAGatccttcctcttctaCAAATATAGTGAACGGCGTTTGGAGTGCGAATAACAACTCTGTGTCAACGAGTCACGGCAGAAATGTTAACACAATGAATCTACCCACTTTAAAATCGCCCCCAGCGAATCATGACCCATTCTCTCTTCCTTATAGAACGCACTCATACAAAAATCTGAGCACGCCAAAGAGAAGTTCACCACTTCCCGTGGTGAAGAAGGCCCCTGCAGACAGTTCAGTTGTGGTCACCCCAAAATATTTGGAAAACAGGCAAAAATCCTCCTCCAGTTCGTCGTTATCGAGCGGTAGTGCAAATAAACTGGCAGGCTTAGATTTACCAAGCTTACCGACTCCCAAACCAAAGGTATACATACCGCCTGTCAATAGACCAAATCTACCAGATCCAAAGAAATGGGGCCAAAAACCAGAAAAATCTCTTGATGCTGCTGACAGCGCTTCAGAACTCAACACGGGCTCATCGTCtaccaagaagaaaggaaaacAGAAGCAATTGCTGTTCCACATAGGTATTTAG
- the CIA1 gene encoding iron-sulfur cluster assembly protein CIA1 (ancestral locus Anc_5.631): MQLFIHRQKTKDYSDKRFPDAMIELVESLALHKDKVWSLDDSNGLLATGSTDRCIKIVNLKSSRQVIDELDDTVHKKTIRSVAWRPASCLLAAGSFDSTISIWGKDDSSNDYTSTMADFEMELLAIIEGHENEVKSVAWSYDGTYLASCSRDKSVWIWETDEMGEEYECISVLQEHSQDVKHVVWHPSLHLLASSSYDDTIRIWKEFDDDWEAAAILNGHEGTVWCSDFEKSESSIRLCSGSDDRTVRIWKFAGDSEDDEQEWTCEATLPQVHTRAVYSVAWGPNGLIASTGSDGTLAVYQEVNGVWNVVAKTKQCHGTHEVNVVKWTTVDGVTMLITGGDDGHVNIWKYTNL; encoded by the coding sequence ATGCAATTGTTCATCCATCGGCAAAAGACAAAGGACTACAGCGATAAAAGGTTTCCAGACGCCATGATTGAACTTGTCGAGTCCTTGGCACTTCATAAGGATAAGGTTTGGAGTTTGGATGACTCAAATGGGTTGCTTGCGACAGGATCTACCGATCGATGCATCAAGATAGTCAACCTGAAATCTTCGAGACAGGTGATAgatgagctggatgatACTGTGCATAAAAAGACCATTAGATCTGTGGCATGGAGGCCAGCATCCTGTCTCCTCGCTGCCGGCTCTTTCGATTCTACGATCTCCATCTGGGGCAAGGATGACTCTTCCAATGATTACACATCCACGATGGCAGACTTTGAAATGGAACTTCTTGCGATAATCGAGGGACATGAGAATGAGGTGAAGAGTGTGGCATGGTCTTACGATGGAACGTACCTGGCATCATGCTCTAGGGATAAAAGTGTCTGGATATGGGAGACAGACGAGATGGGTGAGGAATACGAATGTATCAGCGTTCTGCAGGAGCATTCTCAAGACGTTAAGCACGTAGTCTGGCACCCCAGTTTGCATTTGCTTGCCTCCAGCTCTTATGATGATACGATCAGGATATGGAAGGAATTTGACGATGACTGGGAAGCGGCAGCTATCCTCAACGGCCACGAAGGGACTGTCTGGTGCTCagattttgagaaatcaGAGTCTAGCATAAGACTGTGTAGTGGTAGCGATGACAGGACAGTACGAATCTGGAAGTTCGCTGGCGACagcgaagatgatgagcaggaATGGACTTGCGAGGCGACTTTGCCGCAAGTTCATACAAGAGCCGTCTACAGCGTAGCATGGGGTCCCAATGGGTTGATTGCCAGCACAGGTTCTGATGGTACTTTGGCCGTCTATCAAGAAGTCAACGGAGTATGGAACGTCGTTGCCAAGACAAAGCAGTGTCATGGTACACACGAGGTGAACGTTGTCAAATGGACAACCGTTGACGGTGTCACAATGCTTATCACCGGTGGCGATGACGGCCACGTAAACATTTGGAAGTATACTAACCTTTAG